In Flavobacterium hankyongi, the genomic window ATTACCGTCTATTAATATACTACCTGCTCTAGATGGATTTCCAGTGTAATAAGGTGGAACACTATAGGTTGAAGCTATATTTTGCAAATTAATATTATCTGGAGCTTCACCATTTAGCCAGACACCAAATTCATAGTCATAAGTTCTATTCCAATATTGATCACATTCTTCAACAGTTATATTATAAGCTGTTTCACAACTTGTTGCTCCTGCATTTATTTTAATGTTACTTATACAAGCCTGAATAGCTGAACCATCAATAGGAATGGGTATCCCGTTTATATTAAAATCAGGAGTTCCATTTAAAACAGGAACTGTTAAATTTGATGAATATATATCTCTTAGTAATTCATATCCAATGCATAAATTTTTTTTCCTAAAAAACTGAACTCTTGCTTTGAAAATAGAACCACTTGATACTGACACGTTCGTAAAGGTCTCGTAAAAATACAAGCTTGATAAAGTAAATTCATGTTCTGAAAAAACTGTATTATTTTTAAATAACGTTACGATTGCTTTATAAGGATTTCCAATATTACATTTAGGACTTACACAATCATTTGGTAAATTTGTTCCTCCACAATAAGAAAAACCAACTTTTATATTATCTACTCTTTGCTCTGTTCCACAAATTGGAATGTAAGTATCACCAACACTACTCAAATGTGTCGTAAATTTAATTGTTGGTTGCTCTTGAGCATAAATTTTAAAATTGATAAGGATAAAAAATAAAATCTTTAATATATTCTTCATAAAATAAAATTAATCCCTACTCTTTGATTGGTTTTTCGGGTTCCACCTTTAGTTTATATAATACTAAGTGTGGATTATTAAAATTTATTACCTAAAATTTACGTTATTTTTTTAAAAAAATAAACTTGATCAATAAAACTGTAATTATAATACTCGTAAAAGCAAGAAGAATTAAAATATAATTATGGTAATACCATTTTTGATTCAATTCGATAGAAGCTGTATCTCCAGTCAAAACAAATGAAGCCCAATGATAAGGTAATACTTCAGAGAGTTGATGATGTTTTAAATAGTTTATTTTTGCCAATTGTAAGGCTTTAGATTTGGTCTTTCCTTTTTCAAGCTCGTTATAAAAAGACAAAATAATTTCGTTACCTGCTTTTTCATTAACATTCCACAAAGATGATAAAACGCTTTTTGTACCATTCATGAAGAAACCTCTTGATAAACTTAAAACACCTTCACCTGATTGTATTTGCCCATCATTTGTTTTACATGCATCAAGAATTACAAGTTCTGCTTGGTTTTGAATACCATAAAGTTCTTCTAAAGTCATTTTTGAATTTCTAAATGCAATCCAAGGTGTTTTTTGGTCAGAAATATCTAATCCAGCGTGAGTATTTAAATGAATAATTTGATACTGATTAATAAGGCTACAAAATTTTTCCTTAGTTGCTGCATCATCAAATAATACGGTTGTTGATGTATATTTTTCTAATTTATCAATGACTTCTTTTGAACGAGATAAATTAGTCAAGCTTTTATCTTCAAATTGGTATGGTACTGTTAGAATCAATTTTTTTGAAGCTTTACTTTTCCATTGCTTAATTTTTTCAAAAGTAGAAAACGATTGTAGATAAGAAATTTCTGAGAAGTTGATTAAGTAACTATTTTTTAAATACTTTTTTGAATCATAAACACATAATGATTCAAAAGGCAAGTTTATTAATGAGTCGTCTGCTACAATTATTAATCTTTTATTTTTTATTTTATTTATGGCATTTTCAAACGGAAATAATGATTTAAAAACATTTGCAGAAGTTGACTGAAATTGAATACTTTCTTGTTTATCTAATAAAACTTGTGAATTATTTTTTTTGAGGACTCTTATATCTTTTTGTAGTGTTGAAACGTTAGATATTGCATAAAAAATCTTCTCTGATTTATTCACAAATAATCCATAACCTTTATCATCAGTTAAAATATAAGAGACAAAACATTCTTCATTATCTAATGAATGTATTACTTTTTTTAACGGAATAATGTCAATTTTTTGTTTAAATCTAGCATATTGTGGATATTTTGCAACCAAAAAACCCATATAACTCTCATATTCTTTAAGTTTTTTTAAATAAGCTTTTTTGAATTGAACACTATTAGGAAACTGTCTATTTTTTTTCTCAACAGTTAGCAATTCATTATGTAATTTAAACTCTTTTTCTGTAATGCTTTTTGGAACTTGTAATTCTAATTTTGCTTGATATTTTTTTATATTTTCTTGAAGTAATAATGCTTTATTTTTTTCCATAAAATAAAACCCTTCATCAGGTTTATTTAACAAAAAACAAACTTCAGCTCCCAATAAATAAGTGTTCACTCCTTTTTCTATCCAAAATAATTTTGATTGGTCAGTTGTACTTTCATATCTAATTACAGATACAATTTCATCAATAAGATATAATACTTCTTTAGCTTTAAATAAGTATGCTTTATTTTTTGTATTCTTATAACTTTCTACGTAGTTAAAAGCTAAGTCAACCAAATAGACCATAATATCTTGTTGGTAACCAGAATCTATAATTGTTTCTAATTTTGGTAGCTCGAATGATGACTGTTCTTTATCTAGAATTATTTGTATTGCTTTTTGAAAATAAGTAATTTTTTCGACTGGTTTGATATTAGAAAAATAAGCGAAGTTGTCATAAGCTGTGGCTATTTGATTAATATTAGATGACTTTTTAATTATTTCTTTAAAACAATTTGATGCTAAAATCAATTGATTTTGTTTGGCATGCAAGAAACCTATATTGTTGAGTACAGAGAAATAATCTTTGGAATTATTTTGGGATTTAAAAAAATCTTTGGATTTAATATACAAGCTTAAAGCTGTTTTATTTTCACCCCAAGCCTCATAAATATTGGCTAGATTATTATAAAATTCAAAAAGTAAATTGTTATCTAATGAAGAAATTTTAAAATTAATTTCAACAAATTTTTGATGTTTTTTTATTCCACTTTCATAGATCTTTATTGTTTTTCCTGAATCTAATTCAGTCATTAAAGCAAATATTTTCACAATGCTCGTACGTATAATTATCTCATTGTTAATATCATTTTTTTGTAACAATAATAAATCT contains:
- a CDS encoding T9SS type A sorting domain-containing protein, giving the protein MKNILKILFFILINFKIYAQEQPTIKFTTHLSSVGDTYIPICGTEQRVDNIKVGFSYCGGTNLPNDCVSPKCNIGNPYKAIVTLFKNNTVFSEHEFTLSSLYFYETFTNVSVSSGSIFKARVQFFRKKNLCIGYELLRDIYSSNLTVPVLNGTPDFNINGIPIPIDGSAIQACISNIKINAGATSCETAYNITVEECDQYWNRTYDYEFGVWLNGEAPDNINLQNIASTYSVPPYYTGNPSRAGSILIDGNLANGSERYYRVKVCTGPIWTCKTALLKVISGCKQANDSNISENQNESNPKVTVISNNDNSLILNNINKIDDNYDLISVYPNPTNGVFKININEENANYKIYNSNGNIVQSKFLIKDENLIDLSNEPKGIYLINIHIKNKIILKKIVKQ
- a CDS encoding CHAT domain-containing protein is translated as MNFTKFFFVLLFLTIQFANAQETLSKEIKFTLNTTISEEEKIFKLENLKKKYKNYPNSPQKGILNSELGVLYFNSNNKEYAISCLKNSISILKDYKKNNAFLLELNRSRSNLAWIYMLNKEVSKQYDLLNEIIKDKALDKYTFNAKINIAILDSERGDYYLALKRLDLLLLQKNDINNEIIIRTSIVKIFALMTELDSGKTIKIYESGIKKHQKFVEINFKISSLDNNLLFEFYNNLANIYEAWGENKTALSLYIKSKDFFKSQNNSKDYFSVLNNIGFLHAKQNQLILASNCFKEIIKKSSNINQIATAYDNFAYFSNIKPVEKITYFQKAIQIILDKEQSSFELPKLETIIDSGYQQDIMVYLVDLAFNYVESYKNTKNKAYLFKAKEVLYLIDEIVSVIRYESTTDQSKLFWIEKGVNTYLLGAEVCFLLNKPDEGFYFMEKNKALLLQENIKKYQAKLELQVPKSITEKEFKLHNELLTVEKKNRQFPNSVQFKKAYLKKLKEYESYMGFLVAKYPQYARFKQKIDIIPLKKVIHSLDNEECFVSYILTDDKGYGLFVNKSEKIFYAISNVSTLQKDIRVLKKNNSQVLLDKQESIQFQSTSANVFKSLFPFENAINKIKNKRLIIVADDSLINLPFESLCVYDSKKYLKNSYLINFSEISYLQSFSTFEKIKQWKSKASKKLILTVPYQFEDKSLTNLSRSKEVIDKLEKYTSTTVLFDDAATKEKFCSLINQYQIIHLNTHAGLDISDQKTPWIAFRNSKMTLEELYGIQNQAELVILDACKTNDGQIQSGEGVLSLSRGFFMNGTKSVLSSLWNVNEKAGNEIILSFYNELEKGKTKSKALQLAKINYLKHHQLSEVLPYHWASFVLTGDTASIELNQKWYYHNYILILLAFTSIIITVLLIKFIFLKK